A genomic region of Arachis stenosperma cultivar V10309 chromosome 9, arast.V10309.gnm1.PFL2, whole genome shotgun sequence contains the following coding sequences:
- the LOC130949127 gene encoding uncharacterized protein LOC130949127 → MSVPLQQRRYHQCISARGTLPSVIASAESAPVTLSKIQLSLSEPSIFTSGSVTLLISSLLPRAPPLVLRPPSACSASRLWLPLVLRARRYNPQTLKPSNLWSQTSTIPASNPAPQTTSTVVIRALGNSFQSRTTALPPLRWIALVFFFSLCVLCHCQEKATGVKPSLEEVYTKCHTKKDKSWIDERSEKVIGEFKKRKTELSQVDLSLDNEGDVETSKESLDIPDDYTIWNEFMTKEKKKATFGLGSFGLDLSSKLDSGNCSETSKDNLNIEQELHMWKEKAKEQEMINEQQKVKLNDAEHKLKDQGRQLKAQQKRIGSTEKTIHALYKKLNLPLLSTMSVLADDELGTGSSDDEDDNMSD, encoded by the exons ATGTCGGTACCTCTTCAGCAGCGCCGCTACCATCAATGCATATCTGCTCGTGGTACACTACCATCTGTTATTGCATCCGCTGAATCCGCTCCA GTTACCTTGTCAAAAATCCAACTTTCTTTATCAGAACCCTCAATTTTTACTTCAGGGTCAGTTACGCTCTTGATCTCCTCTCTCCTACCCCGTGCTCCGCCGCTCGTGCTTCGCCCTCCTTCTGCGTGCTCTGCCTCCCGTCTGTGGTTGCCGCTGGTGCTTCGCGCTCGACGCTACAACCCTCAAACTCTCAAACCTTCGAACCTCTGGTCTCAAACATCCACCATTCCAGCCTCCAATCCCGCACCTCAGACCACCTCCACCGTTGTGATTCGTGCTTTAGGTAACAGCTTTCAATCGCGAACAACTGCTCTGCCTCCT CTTCGCTGGATTGcccttgttttcttcttctccctgtGCGTCCTCTGCCACTGCCAG GAGAAAGCTACGGGAGTAAAACCTTCTCTAGAGGAGGTTTATACTAAATGCCACACCAAAAAGGACAAAAGCTGGATTGACGAAAGATCTGAGAAAGTCATT GGCGAATTTAAGAAGCGAAAGACAGAACTTTCTCAAGTAGATTTATCCTTGGATAATGAGGGAGATGTTGAGACATCTAAGGAAAGCCTAGATATACCAGATGATTACACTATTTGGAACGAATTTATGacaaaggagaaaaagaaagctACTTTTGGTTTAGGTTCTTTTGGTTTAGATCTCTCTTCAAAGTTGGATTCCGGAAATTGCTCAGAGACATCCAAAGACAATCTAAATATTGAGCAAGAACTTCACATGTGGAAAGAAAAGGCAAAGGAGCAAGAAATGATCAATGAACAGCAAAAGGTTAAGTTGAATGATGCTGAGCATAAGTTAAAGGATCAAGGACGTCAACTAAAAGCTCAACAAAAAAGAATTGGTTCTACTGAAAAGACAATTCATGCTTTGTATAAAAAGTTGAATCTCCCACTTCTTTCAACCATGTCTGTTCTTGCGGATGATGAGCTTGGGACAGGCTCCAGTGATGATGAGGATGATAATATGAGTGATTGA
- the LOC130947806 gene encoding phenylacetaldehyde oxime monooxygenase CYP71AN24-like yields the protein MAFKTWIYDQIQEPLFSNIHLWLLFSITVFFVFNHTKKRKPNPMNLPPSPPKLPFIGNLLQFGTLPHLSLRNLSKTYGDIMMLQLGQRPNPTLVVSSAELAKKIAKNYDLVFSNRPQNTATKILLYGATDVGFGLYGDDWRQKRKICVLQLLSTRRVQSFRAIREEEVEEMVRVLVRASSNDEAVNLGEMVVSSSNNIVCKCALGRKYGKEGGIQDLARRVMIYLTAFTVGDYFPALGWVDVVSGKIGRYRETFRTLDGLFDKVIEEHKMAKKEESDGSNNKKDLVDVLLGIQEDAMVDGEYKLTNNDIKSLLMDMFVGGTDTTSATIEWAMTRLVQNPEIMKKVQEEVRRVVRCNNSSKVEENHINQMQYFKCVVKETLRLHPPCTVLPPRETMAHVKLNGFDIPPKTMVLTNAWAIQRDPRLWERPEEFMPERFEKSEIDFNGDQWFEFLPFGFGRRGCPGVFFGVAIVEYVLASLLYWFDWKLPENISSAHDIDMSEVYGLVVSKKVPLHLKPIAHVRA from the exons atggctTTCAAGACTTGGATCTACGACCAAATCCAAGAACCCCTTTTTTCCAACATTCACCTATGGCTACTCTTTTCAATCACCGTCTTCTTCGTCTTCAACCACACAAAGAAACGCAAACCCAATCCAATGAACCTTCCTCCATCACCACCAAAACTACCCTTCATCGGAAACCTCCTCCAGTTCGGCACACTCCCACACCTTTCTCTTCGAAACCTCTCCAAAACTTACGGCGACATCATGATGCTACAATTGGGTCAAAGACCCAACCCAACTCTGGTAGTTTCATCCGCCGAGCTTGCAAAAAAGATAGCCAAAAACTACGACCTAGTTTTCTCAAACCGGCCACAAAACACGGCCACGAAGATCTTGTTGTACGGCGCCACCGACGTCGGGTTCGGGCTCTACGGAGATGACTGGAGGCAGAAGAGGAAGATATGCGTGCTTCAGCTTCTTAGCACGAGAAGAGTGCAATCATTCAGAGCGATCCGAGAAGAGGAAGTTGAAGAGATGGTGAGGGTGTTGGTGAGAGCGAGTTCAAACGACGAAGCGGTGAACTTGGGGGAGATGGTGGTTTCGAGTTCGAACAACATAGTTTGTAAGTGCGCGTTGGGAAGAAAGTACGGAAAAGAAGGTGGGATTCAAGATTTGGCGAGGAGAGTGATGATTTATTTGACGGCGTTTACGGTGGGGGATTATTTTCCGGCATTGGGTTGGGTTGATGTGGTTAGTGGGAAGATTGGGAGGTATAGAGAGACTTTTAGAACGTTGGATGGATTGTTTGATAAGGTTATTGAAGAGCATAAAATGGCAAAGAAGGAAGAAAGTGATGGTAGTAATAATAAGAAGGATTTGGTGGACGTACTACTTGGAATTCAAGAAGATGCTATGGTTGATGGAGAGTATAAGCTTACCAACAATGACATCAAATCACTTCTCATG GACATGTTTGTAGGGGGCACGGACACAACTTCAGCAACTATAGAATGGGCAATGACAAGACTTGTGCAAAATCCAGAAATTATGAAGAAAGTTCAAGAAGAAGTGAGAAGGGTTGTGAGATGTAACAACTCATCAAAAGTGGAAGAAAACCACATCAACCAAATGCAATACTTCAAGTGTGTAGTGAAGGAAACTCTAAGGTTGCACCCACCTTGCACTGTTTTGCCTCCACGAGAGACAATGGCTCATGTCAAACTCAATGGATTCGATATTCCACCAAAAACAATG GTACTAACTAATGCATGGGCAATTCAAAGGGATCCAAGATTGTGGGAAAGGCCTGAGGAGTTCATGCCCGAGAGATTTGAGAAAAGTGAAATTGATTTCAATGGTGATCAATGGTTTGAGTTCCTTCCATTTGGATTTGGGAGAAGGGGTTGTCCTGGAGTGTTCTTTGGGGTTGCTATTGTTGAGTATGTTCTTGCTAGCCTTCTCTATTGGTTCGATTGGAAGCTTCCAGAAAATATTTCATCAGCTCATGACATTGATATGAGTGAGGTATATGGACTCGTTGTCTCAAAGAAAGTGCCTCTTCACCTTAAACCAATAGCACATGTTAGAgcttaa
- the LOC130951204 gene encoding cytochrome P450 CYP82J17-like, whose product MDFLSLPTVMLVASALVLLYNIWRIMNKTSEKQLQAPELPGAFPLIGHLHLLGTKTPLARTFASFSDKYGPIFRIRLGSYPAIVISNKDGIKECFTINDKALASRPKSSQGVYIGYNYAAVGFAPYGSFWTKQRKLAMLELLSSRRVELLRYVYESEIDTLIKDLLLYTAGNSPVKVVVISEWLERLTFNIVTKMIAGKRYFSYLQDVDDVEAQRVVNLIREVMHLSEGGLVPSDVIPLIRWFGIEGKVLKSMKRIAKDLDTLFGSWVEEHKMKGNMVNSSSEKQDFIDVMLSMVEDDPDSGHTRDNIIKAQIMNQILAGTDTTSSTMIWMVALLLKDKQILRRAQEEIDVHVGRERKVETSDVKNLVYLQAIFKETLRLYPSGPLLLPHEAREDCYINGYYVPKGTRVFGNVWKLHRDPSIWSEPEKFSPERFINANGEVDEDHHFKYLPFGLGRRVCPGASLATQVSLITLARFLQAFDFDSPMDEPLDMREGLGLTLPKLTPVKVYLTPRVSDKLYP is encoded by the exons ATGGATTTCCTTTCTCTTCCAACAGTAATGCTTGTAGCTTCAGCCTTGGTCCTTCTCTACAACATATGGAGGATTATGAACAAAACAAGTGAGAAGCAATTGCAAGCACCAGAACTACCTGGTGCATTCCCATTAATAGGTCACCTCCATTTACTAGGAACCAAAACTCCACTTGCAAGAACCTTCGCTTCTTTCTCCGATAAGTACGGCCCTATATTCCGAATCCGTCTGGGATCATACCCTGCTATTGTGATCTCCAACAAAGATGGAATCAAAGAATGTTTCACCATAAATGACAAAGCTCTTGCCTCGCGCCCCAAGTCTAGCCAGGGAGTATACATTGGCTATAACTACGCCGCTGTTGGGTTCGCTCCTTATGGCTCCTTCTGGACAAAACAGAGGAAGCTAGCTATGCTTGAACTACTCTCGTCTCGCCGCGTTGAATTACTGAGGTATGTATATGAATCCGAGATTGATACTTTGATCAAGGATTTGTTATTGTATACTGCAGGAAATTCGCCGGTTAAAGTTGTTGTCATTAGTGAATGGTTGGAACGGTTGACTTTTAATATAGTGACAAAGATGATAGCGGGAAAGAGATATTTTAGTTACTTGCAAGATGTAGATGATGTTGAAGCACAAAGAGTTGTGAATCTCATAAGAGAAGTCATGCATTTATCTGAAGGGGGTTTGGTTCCTTCGGATGTGATTCCTCTAATTCGATGGTTTGGTATAGAAGGGAAAGTTCTTAAATCCATGAAAAGAATTGCAAAAGATTTGGACACACTTTTTGGAAGCTGGGTTGAAGAGCATAAAATGAAGGGCAATATGGTAAATAGCTCAAGCGAGAAACAAGATTTTATTGATGTTATGCTTTCCATGGTtgaagatgatcctgattctgGCCATACACGTGACAATATCATTAAAGCTCAAATTATG AATCAGATATTGGCAGGGACAGACACAACATCATCAACAATGATATGGATGGTAGCTTTATTGTTGAAGGACAAACAAATTTTGAGGCGCGCACAAGAGGAAATTGATGTGCATGTGGGTAGGGAAAGAAAAGTAGAGACATCTGATGTGAAAAATCTTGTTTATTTACAAGCAATTTTCAAAGAAACTCTAAGGTTATATCCGAGTGGACCTCTATTATTACCCCATGAAGCAAGAGAAGATTGTTACATTAATGGCTATTACGTGCCAAAAGGGACACGTGTCTTCGGAAATGTGTGGAAGCTACATAGAGATCCAAGTATTTGGTCGGAGCCAGAGAAGTTTTCACCAGAGAGGTTTATTAATGCCAATGGAGAAGTTGATGAAGATCACCACTTTAAATACCTTCCATTTGGGTTAGGTAGAAGAGTTTGCCCTGGAGCCTCTTTGGCAACACAAGTGAGCCTCATCACACTTGCACGTTTCCTTCAAGCATTTGACTTTGATTCTCCCATGGATGAACCTCTTGACATGAGAGAAGGCTTGGGTCTAACCTTGCCCAAGTTGACTCCAGTCAAAGTTTACCTCACCCCACGAGTATCCGATAAACTCTATCCCTGA